The following proteins are encoded in a genomic region of Populus nigra chromosome 16, ddPopNigr1.1, whole genome shotgun sequence:
- the LOC133675570 gene encoding uncharacterized protein At1g65710-like, which translates to MGCCFSKKNEVSSSLNASQPILNTLKVDKNEIQNNNMMIVEDKEVKKQVLEEGSFVKKEIFVIKHRKSQDRDKRIPPPNLNIAPLEEDGPAPTATASAAEILSGNSNTNVGAHNMVLRTSSCTKEEVDAILIHCGRLSRSNSSGAGKPPSSGIKYSGSKRSYDFDNNNNNNDQDQDVESSTSADHYDFRKKGDDEDDGEVTAERRQHRNRRRQSSRPSPSPYSQGRRRTPSRERDQNQRPSSRERGSGSSGRRVSRSPGRRSETTQNTGVTAGNANATVNANNTGGPSNRPGKLVSVPATVSSLVVDKSNNGVEPQATAGIRRISVKRNVGEAALTCSRMVASPRSKSPARTNVKTSNENNQQPSLSRSNSRKADQSPYRRNPLSEIDLNSLQYSQPPANKATCTSNNRAQIRNKDIEGKVVVKESFNLLNQTPMKKQNSEKNNRVNAQVTNCRGSSIVSLENKISKEQQMEEAKGQPTDMTTVVDLGVESLKPQTLTRSRSARRSRDLDLNPETLLNPTPSYTALLLEDIQNFHLKNTPSFSLPACVTKACSILEAVADLNSTTSSNLPCAFSYDRRSPPTVAAANLVGKKPPEAKDPFVESEVLASDDLMEPSFHKYVTVRRAGTLCGEDMDGQESSGSDSVVGGSQQHLGFSTSSWEPNSADSIDHWTSRSNWRDEDEKSPLGFQKHGLSETWRDVKQARRPFSGQRSGIGRGRLGTSKNLHSTAILASAAST; encoded by the exons ATGGGCTGTTGTTTTAGCAAGAAAAAcgaagtttcttcttctttgaatgCCTCCCAACCAATTCTAAACACTCTCAAGGTTGACAAGAATGAGATCCAAAACAACAACATGATGATAGTTGAGGATAAGGAGGTCAAAAAACAGGTTTTAGAAGAAGGGAGCTTTGTCAAGAAAGAAATTTTTGTCATCAAACACAGGAAAAGCCAAGATAGAGACAAACGCATCCCTCCTCCCAACCTCAATATTGCACCACTAGAAGAAGATGGCCCTGCGCCCACTGCTACTGCATCTGCTGCTGAAATATTATCGGGCAACAGCAACACCAATGTTGGTGCTCATAATATGGTTCTGAGAACATCAAGCTGCACAAAAGAAGAGGTAGATGCCATTCTCATTCATTGTGGAAGGCTTAGCCGCAGCAACTCTTCTGGAGCTGGAAAGCCCCCTTCTTCTGGCATAAAGTACTCCGGTTCCAAGAGGAGCTACgactttgataataataataataataatgaccaGGACCAAGATGTTGAGTCTTCCACTTCTGCTGATCATTATGATTTTAGAAAGAAAGGCGATGATGAAGACGATGGCGAGGTTACAGCCGAGAGAAGGCAGCATCGCAACCGCCGCCGCCAATCCAGCAggccttctccttctccttatTCTCAAGGGAGGAGGAGGACACCCAGCAGGGAAAGGGACCAGAACCAGCGCCCCAGCAGCAGAGAGAGGGGCAGTGGTAGCAGTGGGAGAAGGGTGAGTCGATCACCGGGTAGAAGGTCAGAAACAACCCAAAACACAGGCGTTACTGCTGGAAATGCAAATGCTACTGTTAATGCTAACAATACTGGTGGTCCTAGTAATAGGCCTGGAAAATTGGTATCAGTCCCTGCCACTGTTTCTTCTTTAGTGGTGGATAAGAGCAACAATGGGGTTGAACCGCAAGCAACGGCTGGAATTAGGCGGATCTCAGTTAAGAGAAATGTTGGTGAGGCAGCGTTGACCTGCTCAAGGATGGTCGCATCGCCACGTTCCAAATCTCCTGCCAGAACCAATGTTAAGACCTCTAACGAGAATAATCAGCAGCCATCTCTTAGCCGCAGCAATTCAAGAAAAGCAGACCAATCTCCTTACAGAAGAAATCCATTGAGTGAAATTGATCTCAATTCACTTCAATATTCGCAACCACCTGCCAACAAGGCTACCTGCACCAGCAACAACAGAGCACAAATCAGAAACAAAGATATCGAAGGAAAAGTGGTGGTGAAGGAATCTTTCAATCTTCTAAATCAG ACTCCAATGAAGAAGCAAAATTCTGAGAAAAACAACAGAGTCAATGCTCAAGTGACTAATTGCAGAGGCAGCAGCATAGTTTCACTGGAAAACAAGATCTCAAAGGAACAACAGATGGAAGAGGCTAAAGGACAGCCAACAGACATGACCACTGTAGTAGACTTGGGAGTTGAAAGCTTGAAGCCCCAGACATTAACCAGAAGCAGGTCAGCTAGGCGGTCGCGAGATCTAGACCTCAATCCTGAAACTTTGTTGAATCCAACGCCTTCATATACCGCACTACTGCTGGAAGACATTCAAAATTTTCACCTGAAGAACACTCCTTCCTTTTCTCTCCCAGCTTGTGTCACCAAGGCCTGCTCTATTCTTGAAGCAGTCGCTGACCTCAATTCCACTACAAGCTCCAACCTGCCATGTGCCTTCTCTTATGATAGAAGAAGCCCCCCTACAGTGGCTGCTGCTAATCTTGTTGGGAAGAAACCACCTGAGGCAAAAGACCCATTTGTAGAATCTGAGGTACTTGCAAGCGATGACCTAATGGAACCAAGCTTTCACAAGTATGTAACAGTGAGAAGAGCAGGTACATTATGCGGGGAAGACATGGATGGTCAAGAATCGTCAGGCAGTGACAGcgttgttggtggcagccaacaGCATTTAGGATTTTCAACCTCTTCCTGGGAACCCAATTCAGCGGACTCAATTGATCACTGGACTTCAAGATCGAACTGGAGAGATGAGGACGAGAAGAGCCCACTGGGATTTCAAAAGCATGGATTGTCTGAAACATGGCGTGATGTGAAACAGGCCAGAAGGCCATTCAGTGGACAAAGGAGTGGAATTGGACGTGGGAGACTTGGTACAAGTAAAAATCTCCACTCAACTGCTATCCTTGCAAGTGCTGCTTCAACATAA